One region of Zingiber officinale cultivar Zhangliang chromosome 7B, Zo_v1.1, whole genome shotgun sequence genomic DNA includes:
- the LOC122007387 gene encoding uncharacterized protein LOC122007387 — protein sequence MLRLQDGSYLRKIKKLGRPWGSLVMQVSTPMVAENAVTVEEVLSGMASCKREEVCKYLEESMPLQDVSPHRSGEIRGKKVAEGSEDDFMEALLLSAIDKMESLAVEGLRIQMGTGGGGNEVAEEENPEKAAMANEDRVVLVVLIQIRDPKESYEAVGELMIGLIESDAGEAAAGKKLELQGIHIAGMKCTTAAVADGRDYIWSTSIKGCKGLHKSCCLHLVRNPNRFFAR from the exons ATGCTGAGGCTCCAAGACGGAAGCTACCTCCGTAAGATCAAGAAGCTCGGCCGGCCGTGGGGGAGCCTGGTCATGCAGGTTTCGACGCCGATGGTGGCCGAGAACGCCGTGACCGTCGAGGAG GTTTTGAGCGGCATGGCTTCGTGCAAGAGGGAGGAAGTGTGCAAGTACCTGGAGGAATCGATGCCGTTGCAAGACGTGAGCCCGCACCGATCGGGGGAGATCAGGGGGAAGAAAGTGGCGGAGGGATCGGAGGATGACTTCATGGAGGCTCTGCTTCTGAGCGCGATTGATAAGATGGAAAGTTTGGCGGTGGAAGGGCTTCGGATACAGATGGGAACCGGCGGCGGCGGTAACGAGGTAGCCGAGGAGGAGAATCCGGAGAAGGCGGCGATGGCGAACGAGGACCGCGTTGTTCTAGTGGTGCTGATTCAGATCAGGGATCCGAAGGAGAGCTATGAGGCGGTGGGAGAGCTCATGATCGGACTGATCGAGTCAGATGCCGGAGAGGCCGCGGCCGGGAAAAAACTTGAATTGCAGGGGATACACATTGCCGGGATGAAGTGCACGACGGCGGCGGTCGCCGATGGCAGAGACTACATCTGGAGCACGTCGATTAAAGGTTGCAAAGGACTGCACAAAAGCTGCTGCTTGCATCTCGTCAGAAATCCAAACCGTTTTTTCGCACGATAG